In the genome of Acidobacteriota bacterium, one region contains:
- the thiL gene encoding thiamine-phosphate kinase, with protein sequence MNEEDRLLRWLRRRGGGDPGDPMRPGDDAAILPAAGETAVSVDSQIGGVHFPEDLDPRQIGRRLVAVNLSDLAAMGAVPRHAFAALSSPEGFDRRSFFEGLLAACDTHQLILSGGDLAHSPERVVATLTVVGEQAPDGRWLRRGAARPGHALWVGGSLGESALGCRLVARGARRRGSRIDLPPGISPHLAKTARRAVRRHLEPKPQIPLGQALATAHRQGAAMDVSDGLTLDLDRLCRESGVGAVIDAPLPFAPQTKELAAALDADLGDLALGGGEDYVLLFTLPSGERVSAPDGTGCRRIGKIVKEKGIWRSERRRRVPLPIQGWDHLRSRTPT encoded by the coding sequence GTGAACGAAGAAGACCGCCTTCTACGGTGGCTGCGGCGTCGTGGCGGAGGGGATCCCGGGGATCCCATGCGTCCCGGTGACGACGCCGCGATCCTGCCGGCGGCGGGCGAAACAGCCGTCAGCGTTGACAGTCAGATCGGCGGCGTCCACTTTCCGGAAGATCTCGATCCGCGCCAGATCGGGCGCCGGCTGGTCGCCGTCAACTTGTCCGATCTGGCGGCGATGGGCGCGGTACCGCGCCACGCCTTCGCCGCCCTGTCCAGTCCGGAAGGGTTTGATCGCCGAAGCTTCTTCGAAGGCCTCCTCGCCGCCTGCGACACTCACCAGCTCATCCTCAGCGGCGGCGATCTCGCCCACTCCCCGGAGAGGGTGGTCGCCACCCTGACGGTGGTCGGCGAACAGGCACCCGACGGTCGCTGGCTGCGGCGCGGAGCGGCCCGGCCGGGCCACGCCCTGTGGGTGGGCGGCAGCCTCGGAGAGTCCGCCCTCGGTTGCCGGCTGGTCGCCCGAGGAGCCCGGCGCCGGGGCTCCCGGATCGACCTACCGCCGGGCATCTCCCCTCACCTCGCCAAGACCGCTCGTCGAGCCGTTCGCCGGCATTTGGAACCGAAACCACAGATTCCCCTCGGTCAAGCCCTGGCAACCGCTCACCGGCAAGGTGCCGCGATGGATGTTTCCGACGGTTTGACCCTCGATCTCGACCGCCTATGTCGCGAAAGTGGGGTTGGAGCGGTGATCGATGCTCCGTTACCTTTTGCCCCCCAAACGAAAGAACTGGCGGCTGCCCTCGACGCCGACCTCGGAGATCTCGCTCTCGGCGGCGGCGAAGACTACGTACTCTTGTTCACCCTGCCCTCGGGCGAGAGGGTCTCCGCCCCGGACGGCACGGGCTGTCGACGGATCGGAAAGATCGTCAAAGAAAAGGGCATCTGGCGCAGCGAGCGGAGACGTAGGGTCCCGCTGCCGATCCAAGGGTGGGACCACCTTCGATCGCGAACTCCAACATAG
- a CDS encoding helix-turn-helix domain-containing protein — MANAKLLTLSEVSRRANISMPTLQRYKKEYQDRIPSQGEGRKQRYPASAIAVFQQIKKENVSKRGRPSRQASSSGAKAKAKGGRRASSRRQSKKASPAKKGDLLTLKEVSKRVGVSYPTASRYAKIHQDEIPSEGEGRKRRYPVKAVDVFKRLKKENAGRRGGRRKASTGRSAAPAVRTVRGRGRKAGKSESDLVKRIQALEKSQSSLEQQVRALIKQNRKPLRVTIQRV, encoded by the coding sequence ATGGCCAATGCCAAACTGTTGACTTTGTCCGAAGTGTCGAGGCGGGCAAACATTTCGATGCCGACGTTGCAGCGCTACAAGAAGGAGTATCAAGACCGTATTCCTTCGCAGGGAGAGGGCCGGAAACAGCGCTATCCCGCCAGCGCGATTGCAGTCTTCCAGCAGATCAAGAAGGAGAATGTGAGCAAGCGCGGTCGGCCTAGCCGACAGGCTTCCTCGTCCGGTGCCAAGGCGAAGGCGAAGGGCGGTCGACGGGCCTCTTCGAGGCGTCAAAGCAAGAAGGCATCGCCGGCGAAAAAGGGGGATTTGCTGACGTTGAAGGAAGTGTCCAAGCGCGTAGGGGTTTCTTACCCGACGGCTTCTCGCTATGCGAAGATCCATCAGGATGAGATTCCTTCCGAGGGAGAGGGTCGGAAGCGCCGGTATCCGGTGAAGGCGGTCGATGTTTTTAAGCGCTTGAAGAAGGAGAATGCCGGTCGGCGCGGTGGCCGGCGGAAGGCCTCTACCGGGCGTTCGGCTGCGCCTGCAGTCCGAACTGTGCGCGGCCGTGGCCGGAAAGCAGGCAAGAGCGAGAGTGACTTGGTGAAGCGCATCCAGGCCTTGGAAAAGTCACAGTCGAGCCTGGAACAGCAAGTGCGGGCGCTCATCAAACAGAATCGAAAGCCTTTGCGGGTAACGATACAGCGCGTTTGA
- a CDS encoding redoxin domain-containing protein: MSNSAAPGASGAVEVGQAAPAFSLVHQPGQDPIQLSDYAGEQNVVLLFFPLAWSSVCTEELCSIRENYSRYGALDAEILGISVDSPFALQAWSKEESFPFPLLSDFNKEVSGRYGALYDEFFGMQGVSKRAAFVVDKQGIVRYAEVLENAGEQPNFKAIAEILADSEGS, encoded by the coding sequence ATGTCCAATTCAGCAGCGCCCGGCGCCTCCGGTGCCGTTGAAGTCGGGCAGGCGGCCCCCGCCTTCTCGCTCGTTCACCAACCCGGCCAGGATCCGATTCAATTGTCGGACTATGCCGGTGAGCAGAACGTCGTTCTGCTGTTTTTCCCCCTCGCCTGGAGCTCAGTATGCACCGAAGAGCTGTGCTCGATCCGCGAAAACTACAGCCGCTACGGTGCCCTCGATGCGGAGATTCTCGGCATCAGCGTCGACAGTCCCTTTGCACTGCAGGCCTGGTCGAAAGAGGAGTCCTTTCCTTTCCCACTGCTCTCGGATTTCAATAAAGAGGTTTCCGGTCGCTACGGCGCTCTCTATGACGAGTTCTTTGGCATGCAGGGAGTTTCGAAGCGGGCGGCCTTCGTGGTGGATAAGCAAGGCATTGTCCGCTACGCGGAGGTGCTTGAGAATGCCGGAGAACAGCCGAATTTCAAGGCGATTGCGGAAATTCTGGCGGATTCCGAGGGTAGCTGA
- a CDS encoding GAF domain-containing protein: MESAATKSDRYRAAQQELAAVLRDIEDPIAVMATAACILHRHIPQASWTGFYRVVAPDLLRIGPYQGPVGCLEIAFDRGVCGAAAREGRTQRVEDVHAFPGHIACDAETRSEIVLPVHSREGKLIAVLDIDSHQPAAFDEEDQAGLERIVAALERRLP, encoded by the coding sequence ATGGAAAGCGCCGCCACCAAGTCCGATCGATACCGAGCGGCTCAGCAAGAGCTGGCCGCCGTGCTAAGGGACATCGAGGATCCGATCGCCGTGATGGCCACGGCGGCGTGCATTCTCCACCGCCATATTCCTCAGGCCAGTTGGACAGGGTTTTATCGCGTCGTCGCACCGGACTTGCTTCGCATCGGCCCCTACCAAGGCCCCGTGGGTTGCCTGGAGATTGCCTTCGACCGAGGGGTGTGCGGCGCTGCTGCCCGAGAGGGCCGAACGCAACGGGTCGAAGATGTCCATGCCTTTCCCGGCCACATCGCCTGCGATGCTGAGACCCGCTCGGAAATCGTTCTGCCGGTGCACTCCCGGGAGGGAAAGCTGATTGCAGTACTCGACATTGACTCGCACCAGCCTGCGGCCTTCGACGAGGAGGATCAGGCCGGTCTCGAGCGCATCGTCGCGGCTCTCGAGAGACGCTTGCCGTAG
- a CDS encoding sigma 54-interacting transcriptional regulator → MGNLQFSASEPAGENALPVAEAARRLTDRQRLAVLLEGAATLSLAHQAGRRLVGGWSRAKVDPSGRLRGLELVPGPATRLPQDLLRLLAARLFGGSAIAGRGQSRRVVRRAMDIWNQGLVPIDANRAVEILLDLAPFLWTAAFAGARAALVARVVHEQEEVLLAGPVAWRRRCRERASDFSEMVDLLRSRRVIDLWRGPSKGDVFELAEEDLRRGRFERALGAIRSREDVPALRIRLLCQYGLGDFRAARRTLGYLVRGDLDASTTVAAAEVAVRVMMGLGQPEGARDWVARALASGRSAPPVLRARSRLLPAVAAWDQGRWQEMAEPLEKAQRLRDDPSEGWRWLRVAALAERFSRRSADYLEEALGTARRCLSTFDAAGLWNDLGVARGGTGDLAGAERAFLHAVRLYRQCDGPRATTLGLLNLSEIRLRRGRLGGVAEVVERSLGENRRSGNLRGLAYDRSLEARLELARGRPLAALQSCEEGCRQLEQAGLEGHAGTLHLLGARALGWLDRPDEAREALVRVSAGTFDEIEPEERPAVWALAGDREAALLAVDEDETGGRLWTFLLTGQAVPREEWRVFEEVEPFRAARWVFDLEILFPHQVPTRWRRQALRVLRRGGAGMLADRIERREAGPWKALEEFLQGGGTAWSEMFEAMGYPEARVVWTGGSDLQVLVDGEGGPVGQTAPHEGGEIGLWAKSQDAVLEALFALLRDRVTLTASAPSAAARSRGAGHVSAENNGEILGSSHALRQALARLDRLAPEPLPILLRGESGTGKELFARRVHRLSPRRGGPFVAINCAALSGSLLLSDLFGHVRGAFTGADRDRSGVFEAARGGTVLLDEIGDLPAEAQGMLLRVLQEGEVRRVGESLSRAVDVRVVAASHRDLAELAEAGDFRSDLYYRLKGALIVLPPLAARGEDVLVLARAILDRRGGGTLSAEAKKRLRGYSWPGNVRELENTLQTAAALAGAGVIEPEHLELPEAPRGPISDYHREIEALRRKIVSEALERSAGNQSAAARELGVTRQAMSYLVKKLKLR, encoded by the coding sequence TTGGGGAATCTGCAATTCAGTGCATCGGAGCCGGCTGGTGAAAATGCTCTGCCGGTCGCCGAAGCCGCCCGCCGATTGACCGACCGGCAGCGGCTGGCGGTCTTGCTCGAAGGGGCCGCCACCCTGTCCCTGGCGCACCAGGCGGGCCGGCGACTGGTCGGCGGTTGGTCCAGAGCGAAGGTCGACCCGTCCGGTCGCCTGCGGGGTCTGGAACTGGTGCCGGGGCCGGCGACCCGCCTACCGCAGGATCTGCTCCGGCTGCTGGCGGCGCGCCTCTTCGGTGGGTCGGCGATCGCCGGCCGGGGCCAATCCCGACGCGTCGTTCGGCGGGCGATGGACATTTGGAACCAAGGGCTGGTACCGATCGATGCCAACCGCGCCGTCGAGATTCTGCTGGACCTCGCTCCTTTCTTGTGGACGGCGGCCTTTGCGGGCGCGCGCGCCGCCTTGGTGGCTCGGGTGGTCCATGAGCAGGAGGAGGTGCTGCTCGCCGGTCCGGTCGCCTGGCGCCGGCGGTGTCGAGAGCGGGCTAGCGATTTCAGCGAGATGGTCGATCTCCTCCGCAGCCGCCGGGTGATTGATCTGTGGCGGGGCCCGTCCAAAGGCGATGTCTTCGAGTTGGCCGAGGAAGACCTCCGCCGTGGGCGCTTCGAACGGGCTCTCGGCGCGATCCGCTCGCGGGAGGACGTTCCGGCTTTGCGGATTCGGCTGCTGTGCCAATACGGTCTGGGCGATTTCCGGGCGGCGCGGCGCACCCTCGGCTACCTGGTGCGCGGTGATCTCGATGCCTCGACGACGGTGGCCGCGGCGGAGGTGGCGGTGCGGGTGATGATGGGCCTCGGCCAACCTGAAGGAGCTCGCGACTGGGTGGCCCGGGCCCTAGCCTCCGGCCGCTCGGCGCCGCCGGTGCTGCGGGCTCGTTCGCGGTTGTTGCCGGCGGTGGCGGCCTGGGACCAGGGCCGCTGGCAAGAGATGGCCGAGCCCCTGGAGAAGGCTCAACGACTGCGCGACGATCCCAGCGAAGGCTGGCGTTGGTTGCGGGTCGCGGCGCTGGCGGAACGCTTCTCCCGCCGCTCGGCGGACTACTTGGAAGAGGCCCTAGGGACCGCACGCCGTTGCCTCAGCACCTTCGACGCCGCCGGCCTGTGGAATGACCTGGGGGTGGCCCGCGGCGGCACCGGTGACCTGGCCGGGGCGGAGCGGGCGTTCCTGCATGCGGTTCGCCTCTATCGACAGTGCGACGGTCCCCGGGCTACCACTCTCGGTTTGTTGAATCTGTCGGAGATCCGTCTCCGCCGCGGCCGCCTCGGCGGAGTGGCCGAAGTGGTGGAGCGCTCCCTGGGCGAGAACCGGCGCTCCGGAAACCTGCGGGGACTGGCCTACGATCGCAGCCTAGAAGCGCGCCTGGAACTGGCCCGCGGTCGGCCGCTGGCCGCCCTGCAGAGTTGCGAGGAGGGGTGTCGTCAGCTCGAGCAGGCAGGCCTCGAAGGCCATGCGGGCACCCTGCATTTGTTGGGTGCTCGAGCCCTCGGCTGGCTGGACCGGCCCGACGAGGCGCGCGAAGCGTTGGTTCGGGTATCCGCCGGAACCTTCGACGAAATCGAGCCGGAGGAGCGTCCTGCCGTGTGGGCCCTCGCCGGTGACCGCGAGGCGGCGCTCCTGGCGGTCGATGAGGATGAGACCGGCGGTCGCCTGTGGACGTTTCTCCTCACTGGACAGGCGGTGCCGCGGGAGGAGTGGCGGGTGTTCGAGGAGGTCGAGCCCTTTCGCGCCGCGCGCTGGGTGTTCGATCTGGAGATTCTCTTTCCCCATCAAGTGCCAACCCGTTGGCGAAGGCAGGCTCTACGGGTTCTGCGCCGGGGTGGGGCGGGCATGCTGGCAGACCGTATCGAGCGGCGCGAGGCCGGTCCCTGGAAGGCTCTCGAAGAGTTCTTGCAGGGCGGCGGCACGGCGTGGTCCGAAATGTTCGAAGCGATGGGATACCCGGAAGCCCGTGTGGTGTGGACCGGCGGGTCGGACCTTCAGGTGTTGGTGGACGGCGAAGGTGGCCCGGTCGGCCAAACAGCGCCGCACGAAGGGGGCGAAATCGGCCTGTGGGCGAAGTCTCAGGATGCGGTGCTCGAAGCCCTGTTTGCGCTGCTGCGGGACCGGGTAACCCTCACCGCGTCCGCGCCGTCGGCGGCAGCGCGTTCCCGCGGTGCCGGGCACGTCTCGGCGGAGAACAACGGCGAGATCTTGGGAAGCAGCCACGCTCTGCGCCAAGCGCTCGCCCGCCTCGATCGCTTGGCGCCGGAGCCGCTGCCGATTTTGCTGCGCGGTGAGAGCGGTACCGGCAAGGAGCTTTTTGCCCGTCGCGTTCACCGCCTGAGCCCGCGCCGCGGTGGTCCCTTTGTGGCGATCAATTGCGCGGCGCTGTCCGGCTCGTTGCTGCTGTCGGATTTGTTTGGGCACGTGCGAGGCGCCTTCACCGGTGCCGACCGGGATCGCAGCGGTGTTTTCGAAGCGGCCCGTGGCGGAACGGTGTTGCTCGATGAGATCGGCGACCTGCCGGCGGAAGCTCAGGGGATGCTGTTACGGGTACTACAGGAAGGCGAAGTGCGGCGGGTCGGTGAGTCGTTGAGCCGGGCGGTGGATGTCCGGGTCGTGGCCGCGAGCCACCGGGACCTGGCCGAACTTGCCGAGGCCGGCGACTTTCGCAGCGATCTCTACTACCGATTGAAAGGGGCGCTGATCGTTCTGCCGCCGCTCGCCGCTCGCGGTGAGGACGTGCTCGTTCTGGCGCGGGCGATTCTCGACCGGCGGGGCGGCGGAACGCTCTCCGCCGAGGCGAAGAAGCGGCTGCGCGGCTATTCCTGGCCGGGCAACGTGCGTGAACTCGAGAACACCCTGCAAACCGCTGCCGCCCTGGCCGGTGCCGGTGTCATCGAACCGGAGCATCTGGAACTGCCGGAAGCTCCCCGGGGACCGATCTCCGATTATCACCGGGAGATCGAAGCACTGCGGCGGAAGATCGTCTCCGAGGCGCTCGAACGCAGCGCCGGCAACCAGTCCGCCGCAGCGCGTGAATTGGGCGTTACCCGCCAGGCGATGTCCTACCTGGTCAAGAAGCTCAAACTTCGGTAA
- the aroA gene encoding 3-phosphoshikimate 1-carboxyvinyltransferase: MTDSFSRWVDPAAVGLAGAVPAGRPVRGRVTPPSSKSLTHRCFNLALLAGRPLTVECPLDAEDTRLFRGVLEAMGWGVVSSGETVRLDPPPARNPDSTEQKTVVDIQCGNAGTMFRFLLASLCTVPGRWRVDGVPRLRERPVGPLTRALGQLKARVEGGDYAPLTVHGGTFEGGAARLDAGASSQYLSALLMAGQRGRRPTILDVPALTSEPYVDLTLQALDLFGGRVERPAEDRFVVHPTTLRPPDRVRVEGDYSAAAYPAAAAVLTGGEVTLEGLTRTSRQGDRGFLALLERMGGDIRWRGDAVRVRGTGRLRAVEADLSSMPDQVPTLAALAPFARGITRITNVPHLRIKESDRLAAMASELARVGAQAEELADGLVIPGVWAEAAPPEEPVTTHSHDDHRIAMSLALIGLLRPGVTVGEPSAVCKSYPAFWRDLSALLQTG, translated from the coding sequence ATGACGGACTCGTTCTCACGGTGGGTTGATCCCGCGGCGGTGGGTCTCGCCGGGGCCGTCCCGGCGGGCCGGCCGGTCAGAGGCCGGGTCACGCCGCCGTCGTCCAAGAGCTTGACCCATCGGTGCTTCAACCTCGCCCTGTTGGCCGGGCGGCCGTTGACCGTCGAGTGTCCTCTCGACGCCGAGGACACCCGCCTGTTTCGCGGCGTCCTCGAAGCGATGGGGTGGGGCGTAGTCAGCAGCGGCGAGACGGTGCGCTTGGATCCGCCCCCGGCGCGCAATCCAGATTCGACGGAGCAGAAAACCGTCGTCGACATCCAATGCGGCAACGCCGGCACCATGTTTCGCTTCCTGCTGGCGAGCCTGTGTACGGTTCCCGGCCGCTGGCGGGTGGACGGGGTGCCCCGTCTGAGGGAGCGTCCGGTCGGGCCCCTGACCCGAGCGTTGGGGCAGCTCAAAGCTAGGGTGGAGGGCGGCGACTACGCTCCCTTGACGGTCCACGGCGGTACCTTTGAGGGCGGGGCTGCGCGCCTCGACGCCGGAGCCTCCAGCCAGTATCTCTCGGCGCTGCTGATGGCGGGGCAGCGCGGGCGGAGACCAACGATTCTCGACGTGCCGGCGCTCACCTCGGAGCCCTATGTAGACCTGACCCTCCAGGCGCTCGATCTCTTCGGTGGGCGGGTGGAGCGGCCGGCGGAGGACCGCTTCGTGGTGCATCCCACCACTCTACGGCCGCCGGATCGCGTGCGGGTGGAGGGGGACTACTCCGCCGCCGCCTATCCCGCGGCGGCGGCGGTTCTCACCGGCGGTGAGGTGACCCTCGAAGGCCTGACCCGGACGAGCCGACAGGGCGATCGGGGATTTCTGGCACTGCTCGAACGCATGGGCGGAGACATCCGCTGGCGGGGCGACGCGGTACGGGTGCGCGGCACCGGCCGCCTGCGGGCGGTGGAAGCAGACCTCTCGTCGATGCCCGACCAGGTTCCCACCCTCGCCGCCCTGGCGCCTTTCGCCCGAGGGATTACGCGCATCACCAACGTTCCTCACCTGCGGATCAAGGAAAGCGATCGGTTGGCGGCTATGGCGTCGGAGCTCGCTCGCGTCGGTGCGCAGGCGGAGGAACTGGCCGATGGGCTGGTGATTCCGGGGGTATGGGCTGAGGCTGCTCCACCAGAGGAGCCCGTGACCACTCACTCCCACGACGATCATCGCATCGCCATGAGTTTGGCTCTCATCGGCCTGCTGCGGCCAGGCGTGACGGTGGGGGAACCCTCGGCGGTTTGCAAGTCCTATCCGGCCTTCTGGCGAGATCTTTCGGCCCTCCTCCAAACCGGCTAG
- a CDS encoding MBL fold metallo-hydrolase, giving the protein MSLRATLVGTGTSTGVPVIGCRCEVCTSPDPRNRRLRTSLSLERADGRRLWIDTTPDFRQQALGQGVDRLDAVLFTHAHADHIYGLDDLRAVNFRQKSSIPCYGARRTLETLRAYFAYIFEPGQEGGGKPQIDLRQIDGPFEVIGLSVIPVPVRHGSWEVLGFRFGDFAYVTDCNFIPEASFDLLAGVEVLVLGALRHRPHSTHFTLEEGLAVARRLAVRRVFFTHLSHEIDHAAVERSMPPEASLGYDGLVLTVG; this is encoded by the coding sequence ATGAGTTTGCGCGCCACCCTGGTCGGCACTGGCACGTCCACCGGCGTTCCGGTGATCGGTTGCCGTTGCGAGGTTTGCACCTCGCCGGATCCGAGGAATCGCCGTCTGCGCACCAGCCTCTCCCTCGAACGGGCGGACGGCCGGCGCCTGTGGATCGACACCACGCCGGATTTTCGGCAGCAGGCCCTCGGCCAGGGAGTGGACCGGCTGGACGCGGTGCTCTTTACCCACGCTCACGCGGATCACATCTACGGCCTGGACGATCTGCGGGCCGTCAACTTCCGGCAGAAATCTTCCATTCCCTGCTATGGTGCTCGCCGTACTCTCGAGACGCTCCGCGCCTACTTCGCCTACATCTTCGAACCCGGGCAGGAGGGCGGCGGCAAACCGCAGATCGATTTGCGGCAAATCGACGGTCCCTTCGAGGTGATCGGGCTGTCGGTGATCCCGGTGCCGGTGCGTCACGGCAGCTGGGAGGTGCTGGGCTTCCGCTTCGGCGACTTCGCCTACGTCACCGACTGCAACTTCATCCCAGAAGCGAGTTTCGATCTGTTGGCCGGGGTTGAGGTGCTGGTGCTCGGGGCGCTCCGCCACCGCCCCCATTCCACCCACTTCACCCTCGAGGAGGGACTGGCTGTGGCCCGGCGATTGGCGGTGCGGCGCGTTTTTTTTACCCATCTCTCACACGAGATCGATCACGCGGCGGTCGAGCGATCGATGCCGCCGGAGGCTTCCCTAGGCTATGACGGACTCGTTCTCACGGTGGGTTGA
- a CDS encoding polymer-forming cytoskeletal protein, translating to MWKKEDDMQPNAQSAATPASRSDSRSGGAAAAVIGPSIRIQGELSGGEDLRVEGRVEGKISLPEHHVVVGEQGRVKADILGRTIRVEGQVQGNLTSREQVVVSRSGNVRGNITAPRVSLEDGAQFKGSIDMEPKAKAKAAAGASAPAPSDSAKGSGSAPRPEAPSGGKESTAGGGSGQRSKNAGAGR from the coding sequence ATGTGGAAGAAAGAAGACGATATGCAACCCAACGCCCAGTCCGCCGCGACGCCGGCGAGCCGGTCGGATTCCCGGAGCGGCGGTGCCGCCGCTGCCGTCATCGGCCCCTCCATTCGCATTCAGGGTGAACTTTCCGGCGGCGAAGACCTGCGCGTCGAGGGCCGCGTCGAGGGCAAGATCTCCCTGCCGGAACATCACGTGGTGGTGGGTGAGCAAGGCCGCGTCAAGGCCGACATCCTGGGACGCACCATCCGCGTCGAGGGTCAGGTGCAGGGCAATCTCACCTCTCGCGAACAGGTGGTGGTCAGCCGCTCCGGCAACGTACGGGGCAACATCACCGCGCCACGGGTGAGCCTCGAAGACGGCGCCCAGTTCAAGGGCTCCATCGATATGGAGCCCAAGGCCAAGGCCAAGGCCGCCGCGGGCGCCTCTGCCCCCGCCCCATCGGACTCGGCCAAGGGATCCGGTTCCGCCCCACGGCCGGAAGCCCCGAGCGGCGGCAAGGAGAGCACCGCCGGAGGCGGCTCCGGCCAGAGGTCCAAGAACGCCGGCGCGGGCCGCTAA
- a CDS encoding NUDIX hydrolase encodes MTDSVKGDGRRLSSRTIFEGRVIDVAVDRVLLPNGRQHEFEMIRHLGAAAVVPVIEDRVLLIRQYRYASGGWLDEIPGGKLDGDDPETCARRELVEEIGYRPGELISLGWIWTTPGFTDEKIHLYLGQNLEPAEQALEAHEVIEVVPVPLAEAVRRAARGDITDSKTVCGLLRAASVLANS; translated from the coding sequence GTGACCGATTCCGTGAAGGGCGACGGTCGACGCCTTTCGAGTCGCACCATCTTCGAAGGCCGGGTGATCGATGTGGCGGTCGATCGGGTACTTCTACCGAACGGCCGCCAGCACGAATTCGAGATGATCCGTCACCTCGGTGCGGCGGCGGTGGTGCCGGTGATCGAAGATCGGGTGCTCCTCATCCGCCAGTATCGCTATGCCTCCGGCGGTTGGCTGGACGAGATCCCCGGCGGCAAGCTCGACGGTGACGATCCGGAAACCTGTGCCCGCCGCGAACTGGTGGAGGAGATCGGCTACCGACCCGGCGAACTGATCTCCCTCGGCTGGATCTGGACTACGCCGGGCTTCACCGACGAAAAGATCCACCTCTACCTGGGGCAGAACCTGGAACCCGCTGAGCAGGCGCTCGAAGCGCACGAAGTGATCGAAGTGGTGCCCGTTCCCTTGGCGGAGGCGGTGCGGCGGGCCGCCCGCGGAGACATCACCGACTCCAAGACCGTCTGCGGCCTGCTGCGAGCGGCATCGGTGTTGGCCAACTCCTGA
- a CDS encoding DUF4920 domain-containing protein encodes MQGRNEWTGTPVRWAWAAGLLISLLTAGAAWADLYGEPLREAEETSIEKILADPEAWDGKRVRVSGEVGQVCPMQGCWMEIEEAGGESRIRVKVEDGVIVFPESAIGRQAVAEGVVQLLPMKRDAYVRWLRHLAAEKGETFDDSAVGEGPFRLIQILGEGAEIAGDSTAEESATAATSAETR; translated from the coding sequence ATGCAGGGAAGAAATGAGTGGACCGGGACGCCAGTTCGGTGGGCATGGGCCGCAGGACTGTTGATCAGTCTGTTGACCGCTGGTGCGGCGTGGGCGGATCTCTACGGCGAGCCCCTGCGGGAAGCGGAAGAGACGTCCATCGAGAAGATCCTGGCGGATCCGGAGGCCTGGGACGGCAAGCGCGTGCGGGTGTCCGGCGAGGTAGGGCAGGTGTGCCCGATGCAGGGCTGCTGGATGGAGATCGAAGAGGCCGGCGGCGAAAGCCGCATCCGGGTCAAGGTCGAGGATGGGGTGATCGTCTTTCCGGAGAGCGCCATCGGTCGGCAGGCGGTGGCCGAAGGGGTGGTGCAGTTGCTCCCGATGAAGCGCGACGCCTACGTGCGCTGGCTGCGTCACCTGGCTGCCGAGAAGGGTGAGACCTTCGATGACTCCGCCGTCGGTGAAGGTCCATTCCGGTTGATTCAGATCCTCGGTGAGGGTGCCGAGATCGCCGGAGACTCCACCGCAGAGGAGTCCGCAACGGCCGCCACCTCGGCCGAGACTCGCTGA